In the Pseudolabrys taiwanensis genome, one interval contains:
- a CDS encoding endonuclease/exonuclease/phosphatase family protein has translation MTAPTVRVMTWNIHGAVGHNPRFDLERVVALIRRWDPDIVALQEVDSRRALAGAANPFDYLPRALGIHAIGARSITGADGDYGQMLISRFPIVAHDVHDISIPEREPRRAIRALLTTPIGPLTVIATHLGLSIRERRDQVRKLIDLAAGRAPLVMVGDFNDWFWPGSVRKALTRVLGGRTRYRTYPSRFPLFRFDRVYCCPGTLLMKSGVDPAARALSDHLPVIADLRAGDVSS, from the coding sequence GTGACCGCGCCGACGGTGCGCGTGATGACGTGGAACATCCACGGCGCGGTGGGGCACAACCCGCGCTTCGACCTCGAACGCGTCGTCGCGCTGATCCGGCGGTGGGATCCCGACATCGTCGCGCTGCAGGAAGTCGACTCGCGCCGCGCGCTCGCCGGCGCCGCCAACCCGTTCGACTATCTGCCGCGGGCATTGGGGATCCACGCGATCGGCGCGCGCTCCATCACCGGCGCCGACGGCGACTATGGCCAGATGCTGATCAGCCGCTTTCCGATCGTCGCGCACGACGTCCACGACATCTCCATTCCCGAGCGCGAGCCGCGCCGCGCCATCCGCGCGCTGCTGACGACGCCCATCGGGCCTTTGACGGTGATCGCCACGCATCTTGGCCTCAGCATCCGCGAGCGGCGTGACCAGGTGCGCAAGCTGATCGACCTCGCCGCGGGCAGGGCGCCCTTGGTGATGGTCGGCGACTTCAACGACTGGTTCTGGCCCGGGTCGGTGCGCAAGGCGCTGACGCGCGTGCTCGGCGGCCGCACGCGCTATCGCACGTATCCGTCGCGGTTTCCGCTGTTCCGCTTCGATCGGGTCTATTGCTGTCCGGGCACCCTCTTGATGAAGAGCGGCGTCGATCCGGCGGCGCGCGCGCTGTCGGATCATCTGCCGGTGATCGCCGATCTGCGCGCGGGAGACGTTTCCTCTTGA
- a CDS encoding DUF1236 domain-containing protein translates to MKTRLLSTVAATLLIGTGIAYAQSPGSQSAPERAPAAQQKAPAEKVAPPMNAGQHKAPETSGQASPDSKASPDSKMDRGSSGTMNRSSDTNKAPETAAPKAGDHDKSGAGMKSSSERDSKSDMNKSATDSTKSPNQNNAQGAKSGQSTTGQGAAAGQAKLSTEQRTKITTAFKSDKSLKSVSKSEINVNISVGTKIPTHVHVYPVPQEVVTVYPQWRGYDVILVDGEYLIIDPRTHEIVFIIET, encoded by the coding sequence ATGAAGACACGTCTGTTATCCACCGTCGCCGCAACGTTGCTTATCGGTACGGGCATCGCCTACGCGCAGTCGCCCGGTTCGCAGTCGGCACCCGAACGCGCGCCCGCGGCACAACAGAAAGCGCCGGCCGAAAAGGTCGCGCCGCCGATGAATGCCGGCCAGCACAAAGCACCGGAAACATCGGGCCAGGCGTCCCCGGACAGTAAAGCGTCCCCGGACAGCAAGATGGACCGCGGCTCGTCCGGCACGATGAACCGGTCGTCCGATACCAACAAAGCGCCGGAGACAGCCGCGCCGAAGGCCGGCGATCATGACAAGTCCGGCGCCGGCATGAAGAGTTCGTCCGAGCGCGACAGCAAGTCGGACATGAACAAGAGCGCGACGGACAGCACCAAGTCGCCGAACCAGAACAATGCGCAGGGCGCGAAGTCCGGTCAGTCGACAACGGGCCAAGGCGCCGCGGCGGGCCAGGCGAAGCTCTCGACCGAGCAGCGCACCAAGATCACGACGGCATTCAAATCGGACAAGAGCCTGAAGAGCGTGTCGAAGTCGGAGATCAACGTGAATATCTCGGTCGGCACCAAGATCCCAACGCACGTGCACGTCTATCCGGTCCCGCAGGAGGTCGTCACCGTGTACCCGCAGTGGCGCGGCTATGACGTCATCCTGGTGGACGGCGAGTATCTCATCATCGATCCGCGCACGCACGAGATCGTTTTCATCATCGAAACCTAA
- a CDS encoding CsbD family protein, with protein MNKDRIEGSFEQAKGKVKEVAGKATGDTKLEAEGKTQKVAGKIQNTVGGMKDAAKEAVDD; from the coding sequence ATGAACAAAGACCGCATTGAGGGCAGCTTCGAACAGGCCAAGGGCAAAGTGAAGGAAGTCGCCGGCAAGGCGACGGGCGACACCAAGCTCGAGGCCGAAGGCAAGACGCAGAAGGTCGCCGGCAAGATTCAAAATACGGTCGGCGGCATGAAGGACGCAGCGAAGGAAGCCGTCGACGATTGA
- a CDS encoding NUDIX domain-containing protein, with translation MSRRNEVSAGILAFRRNRGVEVLLAHPGGPYWRKKDEGAWSIPKGTVISGDVLACAKREFNEETGLVAEGPLATLTPLRQKSGKLIHAFALEADFDIKVFSSNTFEMEWPPRSGKMQNFPEIDRIAYFDIATAKRKILPGQRPFIDELLKQLAESSSEQG, from the coding sequence ATGTCCCGCCGAAACGAAGTCAGTGCCGGCATTCTCGCCTTCCGCCGCAACCGGGGCGTCGAGGTGTTGTTGGCGCATCCGGGCGGCCCCTACTGGCGCAAGAAGGACGAAGGCGCCTGGTCGATCCCCAAGGGCACCGTCATCTCGGGCGACGTGCTCGCCTGCGCCAAGCGTGAATTCAACGAAGAAACGGGGCTGGTCGCCGAAGGGCCTCTCGCCACGCTGACGCCGCTGCGTCAGAAGAGCGGCAAGCTCATCCACGCCTTCGCGCTGGAGGCGGACTTCGACATCAAGGTTTTCTCCAGCAACACCTTCGAGATGGAATGGCCGCCGCGCTCGGGCAAGATGCAGAACTTCCCCGAGATCGACCGCATCGCCTATTTCGACATCGCCACCGCCAAGCGGAAGATCCTGCCCGGCCAGCGCCCCTTCATCGACGAGTTGCTGAAGCAGCTCGCCGAGAGTTCGTCTGAACAAGGTTAG
- a CDS encoding VTT domain-containing protein: MARADRAAVLVDGANYFAALRAAMLKAERSIIIAGWDIHSQTPLVGPTGEADDGYPETFAGFLAALVEAKPALEVCLLLWDFSVLYAVDRDPFPGLKLGWQTPSRIRFCLDDCVPLGSSQHQKLVTIDDALAFTGGLDITIRRWDTSAHRLDEPKRVDPVGKAYRPFHDVQMMVDGEAAAALGALARGRWSCATCEDLPPVAPTGDCWPDHIRPDFADVAVGIARTQPHYEEQQEVREIERLYLDCVDAAERTIYIENQFLTAPAVATRIAERLRAKPALEVLMVTPKVHDSWLESHSMQAGRIRFAQILRAAAADRVHFVYPEVAEGDRSTTTMVHAKVMIVDDTILRIGSSNLNNRSMGTDTECDLVVVAQNDAQRERILDIRHRLLGDHCGATAEEVAAALESEGGSLIKVARTLSRNGHALKPIEDVPVASAELVGLINGVADPERPLGAEEFVERMVGGPVSSRHVSTLVKFIVGGALVVALALLWQYVPLAKPAAMKALFSSVAESHAAPFLVVGAFLIGGLVLFPVTVLIAATAAAFGPWLGFAYAATGALASALATYAIGAAVGKRTLRDLLGPRLNRIRQRAAKRGVITVAALRMVPIAPFTVINLVAGASSIPVFAYAAGTLIGMLPGLIMISAVGHQFARILTAPSAADFAWLAAAVAGWIALSIGVQALVSRYWSASR, from the coding sequence GTGGCCAGGGCCGACCGCGCGGCTGTGCTCGTCGACGGCGCCAATTATTTCGCGGCTTTGCGCGCGGCCATGCTCAAGGCCGAGCGTTCCATCATCATCGCCGGCTGGGACATCCATAGCCAGACCCCGTTGGTCGGGCCGACGGGCGAGGCGGACGACGGTTATCCGGAGACGTTTGCCGGCTTTCTGGCGGCGTTGGTGGAAGCCAAGCCGGCGCTCGAGGTCTGCCTGCTGCTGTGGGACTTCTCGGTTCTCTACGCGGTCGATCGCGACCCGTTTCCGGGGCTGAAGCTTGGCTGGCAGACGCCGAGCCGCATCCGCTTTTGCCTCGACGACTGCGTGCCGCTCGGCTCCTCGCAACACCAGAAACTGGTGACCATCGACGACGCGCTCGCCTTTACCGGCGGCCTGGATATCACCATCCGCCGGTGGGATACGAGCGCGCATCGGCTCGACGAGCCGAAGCGGGTCGATCCGGTCGGCAAGGCCTATCGGCCCTTCCACGACGTGCAGATGATGGTCGACGGCGAGGCGGCCGCCGCGCTCGGAGCGCTGGCGCGCGGGCGGTGGTCCTGCGCGACCTGCGAGGACCTTCCGCCCGTCGCGCCGACCGGGGATTGTTGGCCGGACCACATTCGTCCCGACTTCGCCGATGTCGCGGTCGGCATCGCGCGCACGCAGCCGCATTACGAAGAACAGCAGGAGGTGCGCGAGATCGAGCGGTTGTATCTCGACTGCGTCGACGCCGCCGAGCGTACGATCTACATCGAGAACCAGTTCCTGACGGCGCCCGCGGTCGCCACGCGCATTGCCGAGCGCTTGCGTGCCAAGCCCGCGCTCGAAGTGCTGATGGTGACGCCGAAGGTGCACGACTCCTGGCTGGAGTCGCACAGCATGCAGGCCGGGCGCATCCGGTTCGCGCAGATCCTGCGGGCGGCGGCCGCCGATCGCGTCCATTTCGTTTATCCGGAAGTGGCGGAGGGCGATCGATCCACCACGACCATGGTGCACGCCAAGGTGATGATCGTCGACGACACGATCCTGCGGATCGGCTCGTCGAACCTCAATAACCGCTCCATGGGCACGGATACCGAATGCGATCTCGTCGTCGTCGCCCAGAACGATGCCCAACGCGAACGCATTCTCGACATCCGGCACCGGCTTCTCGGCGACCATTGCGGCGCCACGGCGGAGGAGGTGGCGGCGGCGCTGGAGTCCGAAGGCGGCTCGCTCATCAAGGTGGCGCGGACGCTGAGCCGTAACGGCCATGCCCTCAAGCCGATCGAGGATGTGCCGGTGGCAAGTGCCGAACTGGTCGGTTTGATCAACGGCGTCGCCGATCCGGAGCGTCCGCTCGGCGCGGAAGAGTTCGTCGAGCGCATGGTCGGCGGCCCGGTGTCGTCGCGCCACGTCTCGACCTTGGTGAAGTTCATCGTCGGCGGGGCGCTGGTCGTCGCGCTGGCGCTGCTCTGGCAGTACGTGCCGCTGGCAAAGCCCGCGGCGATGAAGGCGTTGTTTTCGTCGGTCGCCGAAAGCCACGCGGCGCCGTTCCTGGTGGTCGGCGCCTTCCTTATCGGCGGACTGGTTCTGTTTCCGGTGACGGTGCTGATCGCGGCGACAGCCGCGGCGTTCGGACCCTGGCTCGGCTTCGCCTATGCGGCGACCGGCGCGCTGGCCAGTGCGCTCGCGACCTATGCCATCGGCGCGGCGGTCGGCAAACGGACGCTGCGCGATCTGCTCGGACCGCGCCTCAATCGCATCCGCCAGCGCGCGGCCAAGCGCGGCGTCATCACGGTGGCGGCGTTGCGCATGGTGCCGATCGCGCCGTTCACGGTGATCAATCTCGTCGCCGGCGCAAGCTCGATCCCGGTCTTTGCCTATGCCGCCGGCACGCTGATCGGCATGCTGCCGGGCCTGATCATGATATCCGCGGTCGGTCATCAGTTCGCGCGCATCCTCACGGCACCGAGCGCGGCCGATTTCGCGTGGCTCGCCGCCGCGGTCGCCGGTTGGATCGCGCTGTCCATCGGCGTGCAGGCGCTGGTGTCGCGTTACTGGAGCGCCAGCCGGTGA